The Caldalkalibacillus thermarum genome contains the following window.
ATTTCAATTATAACCGGATAGAATGCATGGAATAAAGCTAAAGATGCCTAAGGATTTCCCCTTGCTCGCCTTCCCTTTCGGTCAGGATCACCTATGGGGCTATGTCCCCCCACCTCCATAACAACTTATAGGGAGGCTCTCCTATCCAGATGTGATCTCTAAAATCTGTGTCCACTTTTTAGACTACCATCATTATTATATATATCCAGGTTTACTTCACAAAGTCACGAGGTTCACCGAGTATATACCAAAAAATTAAACACTGACCATATTATTACCGATAAAAACTATAAGGATTATTCTCAGTAACTTTTACAAATTTAACACAAGGAGGACAGGCTTCATGGCAAACTTCAGAGCACTACATAAACAGTACATTGACGGAGAGTGGAGAGACGGGAAGAGCCAAAATATCCTGAAGGACTATAACCCTTACAATGGGGAAATTATCGCTGAATTTAAAATGGCATCCAAAGAAGATGTCGATTTGGCCTATAAGCGGCTTTGAAAGCAAAGGAAAAGTGGGATCAAGTGAATCCATATCAGAAACGGGCGATATTAGAACAGGCGATTTAATATATTGAGAAACATGAAGAGGAGATTACAGAGATTATCATTGAGGAATTGGGAGGAACCCGGTTAAAAGCAGCATTTGAAATCAATTTAGTCAAGGATATGATCAAAGAAGAAATTGGTGACTCATTTGTGGAACATCCGATTCCGCGCGTGATTTCATTTACTGGATCAACCACTGTCGGAAGATATATCGGGCAGTTGGCCATGAAAAATTTTAAAAAGCCCCTATTAGAATTAGGCGGAAACAGTGCCATGATGATTCTTGAGGATGCGGATCTGGAATATGCTGTTAATGCAGCCGTATTTAGCCGATTTACTCATCAAGGGCAAGCCAACCGATTGTCTGAGATGATCGCTCAAGCCATTAAGCAAGGTGCACAAGCTGTGTTGCACGGCAAGGTGTCAGGAACCATGGTCGAACCCACTGTGTTAACAAAGATAAAACCTGATATGGATGTGTTTCAGGAAGAATTGTTTGGCCCTGTTGTCTCTGTTATCCCTTTTGCAACCGAAGAAGAGGCCGTTGCTCTGGCCAATCATTCACGATATGGGCTGAGTGGGGCAATTCATACGGGTCATGTAGAACGGGGAGTTCAATTGGCCAAAAAAATCGATACCGGTATGATTCATGTCAATGACATTATGATTAATGATGAATCTATTGTGGCTTTTGGAGGGGAAAAACAATCTGGTATTGGGAGACTAAACGGTCAATGGAGTCTGGAGGAATTCACCACATTAAAGTGGGTTTCAGTAAATTTCGGGAAACGTACTTTTCCTTATTAAATTAAATACAAACGAGCGAAAGGGGTTATAACATGGACAATACGATCAGTGAGCCTTTGAGCACAGAAGTAACGGAAGAAAGTCAAGACCAAACGTTCACGGAAACGGAAGAGACAGACAGTATCACTCCCGATAGCAAGGCGGACAATGCTGATATTTTAGAGGCTTTTATCAAGGTTGCACCTTATTTAAACCAGTTAATCAACGACGATATTACAGTCGGTATTTATAATACAGAGAAGCTTTTGTTAAACGTTCCGGGGAAAACTTTTTCGTTAAATGTCCAAAAGGGCGATCCGCTTAAAGAGGGGGATATTATCACAGAAGCAATTAAACAAAACAAAGCAATGGCGGCAGTCGTACCAAAGGAACTGTTTGGTTTCCCATTAATCGCTCGTGCCATTCCCCTGCATAATGAAAACGGTGAGGTCATTGGTGGAGTAGGGATTGGAACAAGTCTGGAAAAAGCCAATCAATTATACCAAGTTGCAGAAAATTTGTCTGCCATTGTCGAGCAAACCACGGCAACAATACAAGAAATAGCCGAATCGATTAGTCAACTGGCTGATCAAGTCAATTCAATCTCTCAAGAAGTCCAGGAAGTGAGCAATAGCGCCAGCCAAATTGAAAAAATTTCTGTCACGGTAAAGGAAATCTCGGAACAAAGTAATTTGCTTGGATTAAATGCAGCAATTGAAGCTGCCCGGGCTGGGGAAACGGGAAGAGGATTTTCAGTGGTTGCTGATGAGATTCGGAAACTGGCTAATTTTTCAAAACAGAATGTAGTCAAGATAGATCAAATCACGAAAGAGATCCACCAATTATTAGCTGGTTTGGAGAAATCTTTTGCCGGTGTTAATCAACTGACAGATAGCCAGGCAGCGGCCATCCAACAAATTTCAGCTACTATGCAAGAAGTAAGCAGTAATGCTCAAAAGTTAGCTCAAATGGCCGAAGATGTTTTAAAGGCTGACTGATTCGGTAGTAAGAATCAAAATGATAAGTTGCAAGGGCAGAAGCCTTTTTAAGGCTATCTGCTTTTTTTTGTGGAAATTGAGGATAGCAGAACAGTAAAATTCTATAGCATAACCGAAGTTCTAATACATAATTTTATGGGGACAAAAAGGTCATA
Protein-coding sequences here:
- a CDS encoding methyl-accepting chemotaxis protein; the encoded protein is MTPDSKADNADILEAFIKVAPYLNQLINDDITVGIYNTEKLLLNVPGKTFSLNVQKGDPLKEGDIITEAIKQNKAMAAVVPKELFGFPLIARAIPLHNENGEVIGGVGIGTSLEKANQLYQVAENLSAIVEQTTATIQEIAESISQLADQVNSISQEVQEVSNSASQIEKISVTVKEISEQSNLLGLNAAIEAARAGETGRGFSVVADEIRKLANFSKQNVVKIDQITKEIHQLLAGLEKSFAGVNQLTDSQAAAIQQISATMQEVSSNAQKLAQMAEDVLKAD